A region of Lemur catta isolate mLemCat1 chromosome 22, mLemCat1.pri, whole genome shotgun sequence DNA encodes the following proteins:
- the LOC123626557 gene encoding sperm-associated antigen 11-like, whose translation MPFPPHFIASLVRPCAGQGGPRGPARMKVLFLFAVLVCVFQTNSGDIPPGIRNTICLMQHGTCRLFFCHSGEKKGDICSDPWNRCCIPNKEEGQKETPEKAD comes from the exons ATGCCTTTTCCGCCCCACTTCATTGCATCGCTCGTCAGACCCTGTGCAGGACAGGGAGGACCGAGGGGACCTGCAAGGATGAAGGTCCTCTTTCTTTTTGCTGTTCTCGTCTGTGTGTTCCAAACCAACTCAG GGGACATTCCACCTGGAATTAGAAATACTATCTGCCTTATGCAACACGGGACCTGCAGGCTTTTTTTCTGCCATTCTGGTGAGAAAAAGGGTGACATTTGCTCCGATCCTTGGAATAGGTGTTGCATACCAAATAAAGAGGAAGGACAAAAGGAGACACCAGAGAAGGCTGACTGA
- the LOC123626555 gene encoding sperm-associated antigen 11B-like: MKQPSLPPFASLLLVALLFPGPSGARYVNPSGTAGPRELAEGSPGPSSRRQVKRYVLPPRTPPYEEPEPNFYVVNCKRSEGYCQEFCNYMETQVGYCSKKKDACCLRRS; the protein is encoded by the exons ATGAAGCagccatctctccctccctttgccAGCCTTCTCCTTGTGGCCCTGCTGTTTCCAG GGCCGTCCGGAGCCCGCTATGTTAACCCCTCGGGCACTGCGGGGCCCAGAGAACTCGCGGAAGGGTCGCCTGGTCCCTCGTCACGCCGCCAAGTAAAACGCTACGTCTTACCGCCGCGTACCCCGCCTTACGAGG AACCTGAACCAAATTTCTATGTTGTCAACTGCAAGAGAAGTGAAGGCTACTGTCAAGAATTTTGTAACTATATGGAAACGCAAGTAGGCTACTGCTCTAAAAAGAAAGATGCCTGCTGTTTACGTAGGAGCTGA